In Streptomyces sp. NBC_01439, the following are encoded in one genomic region:
- a CDS encoding helix-turn-helix domain-containing protein, with product MTTTSVGTLLRAWRERRGISQLELAGRADSSSRHISFIETGRSRPSEEMVLRLAGHLDVPMRERNSLLLAAGYAPHYAHTALDDPAMETLREGIARLLAGYEPYPALVVNAVYDVVAANQGIAMLLDGLPEHLLTPPLNAMRITLHPEGLAPRIHNLREWRGHLLAQMERQIALARSEPLRALYEEVSAYPVAERPGGDSAPEEATPYIALPLVIEHDGHLLSFVSSIATFNTPMDVTVAELAIETMLPADPATVKYLRSLGG from the coding sequence ATGACGACGACGAGTGTGGGCACCTTGCTGCGCGCCTGGCGGGAGCGGCGCGGCATCAGCCAGCTGGAGCTGGCGGGCCGCGCGGACTCCTCGTCCCGGCACATCAGTTTCATCGAAACGGGCCGGTCCCGGCCGAGCGAGGAGATGGTGCTGCGGCTCGCCGGCCATCTCGACGTACCGATGCGGGAGCGCAACTCCCTGCTGCTCGCGGCGGGTTATGCCCCGCACTACGCGCACACCGCGCTGGACGACCCGGCGATGGAGACGCTGCGCGAGGGCATCGCCCGGCTACTGGCCGGGTACGAGCCCTACCCGGCCCTGGTCGTGAACGCCGTGTACGACGTCGTCGCCGCCAACCAGGGCATCGCGATGTTGCTGGACGGGCTGCCGGAGCACCTGCTGACCCCGCCGCTGAACGCCATGCGGATCACCCTGCACCCCGAGGGCCTGGCCCCGCGGATCCACAACCTCAGGGAGTGGCGCGGGCACCTGCTGGCGCAGATGGAACGGCAGATCGCACTGGCCCGCTCCGAGCCGCTGCGCGCCCTGTACGAGGAGGTGTCGGCCTATCCGGTCGCCGAGCGCCCGGGCGGCGACAGCGCCCCGGAGGAGGCCACCCCGTACATCGCGCTGCCACTGGTCATCGAGCACGACGGGCACCTGCTGTCCTTCGTGTCGTCCATCGCGACCTTCAACACGCCGATGGACGTGACCGTCGCCGAGCTGGCCATCGAGACGATGCTCCCGGCCGACCCGGCGACGGTGAAGTACCTGCGGTCACTGGGAGGCTGA
- a CDS encoding 4a-hydroxytetrahydrobiopterin dehydratase, which yields MPSEPLSQKEIEDRLRELPGWAFEDDRIFRTYRLGTHFAASALVVHISSVQEELNHHSDLTLGYNTVRLSVNSHDAGGVVTESDFALAERVEALAPAHGAS from the coding sequence ATGCCGAGTGAGCCGCTGTCACAGAAGGAGATCGAGGACCGGTTGCGGGAACTCCCCGGCTGGGCCTTCGAGGACGACCGGATCTTCCGCACCTACCGGCTGGGCACGCACTTCGCCGCGAGCGCCCTCGTCGTCCACATCTCCTCCGTTCAGGAGGAGTTGAACCACCACTCCGACCTGACGCTCGGCTACAACACGGTCCGGCTCTCCGTGAACAGCCATGATGCGGGCGGCGTGGTGACGGAGTCCGACTTCGCCCTCGCCGAACGCGTCGAGGCCCTCGCCCCGGCCCACGGCGCGAGCTGA
- a CDS encoding aldo/keto reductase: MNQVPAIKLNNGTLMPQLGYGVWQVPDAEAERAVGTALEAGYRSIDTAAIYGNEAGTGKAVAASGLAREELFVTTKLWNGRKQEWGRDQVLRAFDDSLAKLRLDHVDLYLIHWPRPMRDDFAAIWKTFEEIAASGRAKAVGVSNFRPADLERIAAESELVPAVNQVELHPLFPQAELRAVHAGRGIATEAWSPLGQGKELLTLPAVAAIAAAYGRSAAQVVLRWHLQHGNIVIPKSVTPARIRENLDVFGFELAAADMAALDALGAGAAGRRIGPDPAEFDV; this comes from the coding sequence GTGAACCAGGTCCCCGCCATCAAGCTCAACAACGGCACGCTCATGCCCCAGCTCGGCTACGGCGTCTGGCAGGTGCCGGACGCGGAGGCGGAACGCGCCGTCGGGACGGCCCTGGAGGCCGGTTACCGCAGCATCGACACGGCCGCCATCTACGGCAACGAGGCGGGCACCGGCAAGGCCGTCGCCGCCTCCGGGCTGGCGCGCGAGGAGCTGTTCGTCACCACCAAGCTGTGGAACGGCCGGAAGCAGGAGTGGGGCCGTGACCAAGTGCTGCGCGCCTTCGACGATTCCCTGGCCAAGCTGCGCCTGGACCACGTCGACCTGTACCTGATCCACTGGCCGCGGCCGATGCGCGACGACTTCGCCGCCATCTGGAAGACCTTCGAGGAGATCGCGGCGAGCGGCCGCGCCAAGGCGGTCGGCGTGTCGAACTTCCGCCCGGCCGACCTGGAGCGCATCGCCGCCGAGAGCGAGCTGGTCCCGGCCGTGAACCAGGTCGAGCTGCACCCGCTCTTCCCGCAGGCCGAACTGCGCGCCGTGCACGCCGGGCGCGGGATCGCCACCGAGGCCTGGTCCCCGCTGGGCCAGGGCAAGGAGCTGCTGACCCTCCCGGCCGTGGCCGCGATCGCCGCCGCGTACGGGCGCAGTGCTGCGCAGGTGGTACTGCGCTGGCACCTCCAGCACGGGAACATCGTGATCCCGAAGTCGGTGACCCCCGCGCGCATCCGGGAGAACCTGGACGTGTTCGGCTTCGAGCTGGCGGCCGCGGACATGGCGGCGCTGGACGCTCTGGGCGCGGGCGCGGCGGGCCGGCGGATCGGGCCGGACCCTGCCGAGTTCGACGTGTGA
- a CDS encoding ABC transporter permease subunit, producing the protein MGDLLVFVLSGLVSGALYALLATGLVLSYSASGLFNFAHGATAYLCALTFYELHSGWGWPAVPAALLVVCVLAPGLGWGLDRLMFRRLARVGETAQIVATIGLLVALPAAGLWLVELLAGAGAPVKPAENQFGLPGVGPSPARSWQLADGVGIDSDQLITWVVTAVVAVALWVLMRHTRLGLQLRAAVDNRSLTELRGISADRLSSVAWMIASGLAGLAGVLATPLLGLSAHDFTLFLFVSATAAVIGRFASVPLAFAGGLGLGVLQNLVAGYASFAESVTGFRTAVPFLILFGGLLVLTRTARTAGVAAVDAPPIDHLAGAPWGRRWGVWAAGAATLSVALYTVTTPFWSGLLAQGLAIALVFMSFTVVTGLGAMVSLAQGTFVTGAALVAGLLMSRGWPFVAALAVGTCAAALLGALVALPALRLGGRSLALATLALAFLADQVLFQLRWLRNGDAGWSIPRPVFGPVDLSDDRALAVALVVLVAVVAAGLTALRNSPSGRAMLAVRSAPAAAVASGVSVLRTKLLLFTLSAGLAGFGGVLYASYNTRITATDFTAMTGLVWLAVVVAAGVRRPQYAVVAGLVFAVAPPLLADHVTASAHLPVILFGLAGLALANDPDGYCAAVPVRLARRRAAGPPPRTPVQPGSTERPATASRGSAPDPTGAPPPDPRASNAGGAECALELRGVTAGYDGGLVLHGVDLTVRAGEILAVLGPNGAGKSTACRVAAGLLPVGAGAVYVGGRDATRDGPVRRSRAGVLLAPEGRGIFPALTIEENLALYLHDADARAAVYARFPRLAERRAIPAGALSGGEQQMLALAPLLQQPPAVLIADEPSLGLAPRVVEEVYALLTELRAAGTALLLVEEKAAEILGIADTVAYLSQGRVSWCGPRAEVEADRLTEAYLGMAT; encoded by the coding sequence ATGGGGGATCTGCTCGTCTTCGTACTGAGCGGTCTGGTCTCCGGCGCCCTGTACGCACTGCTCGCCACCGGGCTGGTGTTGTCGTACTCGGCGTCCGGACTGTTCAACTTCGCGCACGGGGCCACCGCCTACCTGTGCGCGCTCACCTTCTACGAGCTGCACTCGGGGTGGGGCTGGCCCGCCGTCCCGGCCGCCCTGCTGGTGGTCTGCGTCCTGGCCCCCGGTCTCGGCTGGGGGCTGGACCGGCTGATGTTCCGAAGGCTCGCCCGGGTCGGCGAGACCGCGCAGATCGTGGCCACCATCGGGCTGCTGGTGGCGCTGCCGGCCGCCGGGCTGTGGCTGGTCGAACTGCTGGCCGGGGCGGGCGCGCCGGTGAAGCCGGCGGAGAACCAGTTCGGGCTGCCGGGAGTGGGGCCCAGCCCCGCGCGGTCCTGGCAGCTCGCGGACGGCGTCGGCATCGACTCCGACCAACTGATCACCTGGGTGGTGACGGCCGTGGTGGCGGTGGCCCTGTGGGTGCTGATGCGGCACACGCGGCTTGGGTTGCAGCTGCGGGCCGCCGTCGACAACCGCTCGCTGACCGAACTGCGCGGCATCAGTGCCGACCGGCTGTCGTCGGTGGCCTGGATGATCGCGTCGGGCCTGGCGGGCCTCGCGGGGGTGCTGGCGACCCCGCTGCTCGGGCTGTCGGCGCACGACTTCACCCTCTTCCTGTTCGTGTCGGCCACGGCGGCGGTCATCGGGCGGTTCGCTTCCGTGCCGCTCGCCTTCGCGGGCGGACTCGGGCTGGGAGTGCTGCAGAACCTGGTGGCCGGATACGCGTCCTTCGCGGAGTCCGTCACCGGCTTCCGGACGGCCGTACCCTTCCTGATCCTGTTCGGCGGACTGCTGGTGCTGACCCGTACGGCGCGCACGGCGGGGGTCGCGGCCGTGGACGCGCCGCCGATCGACCATCTGGCCGGGGCCCCGTGGGGGCGACGGTGGGGGGTGTGGGCCGCGGGTGCGGCAACGCTGAGCGTGGCGCTCTACACCGTGACCACCCCCTTCTGGAGCGGGCTACTGGCGCAGGGGCTGGCCATCGCGCTCGTGTTCATGTCCTTCACGGTGGTGACCGGACTCGGGGCGATGGTGTCGCTGGCGCAGGGCACCTTCGTGACCGGCGCCGCACTCGTGGCCGGGCTGCTCATGAGCCGGGGCTGGCCCTTCGTGGCCGCGCTGGCGGTGGGCACCTGCGCGGCGGCCCTGTTGGGGGCGCTCGTCGCACTGCCGGCACTGCGGCTGGGGGGCAGGTCCCTGGCCCTGGCCACGCTGGCGCTGGCCTTCCTGGCCGATCAGGTGCTGTTCCAGCTGCGCTGGCTGCGCAACGGCGATGCGGGATGGTCGATCCCGCGACCGGTGTTCGGACCGGTGGACCTCTCCGACGACCGGGCGCTGGCGGTCGCCCTGGTGGTGCTGGTCGCGGTGGTGGCGGCCGGGCTGACCGCGCTGCGCAACTCCCCGTCGGGGCGGGCGATGCTGGCGGTACGGTCGGCCCCGGCGGCGGCGGTCGCCTCGGGGGTCTCCGTACTGCGCACGAAACTGCTGCTGTTCACCCTGTCGGCGGGGCTGGCCGGGTTCGGGGGCGTGCTGTACGCGTCGTACAACACCCGGATCACGGCGACGGACTTCACGGCGATGACCGGGCTGGTGTGGCTGGCGGTGGTCGTGGCGGCGGGTGTGCGCAGGCCCCAGTACGCGGTGGTGGCAGGGCTGGTGTTCGCCGTCGCTCCACCGCTGCTGGCGGACCACGTGACGGCGTCGGCGCACCTGCCGGTGATCCTCTTCGGGCTGGCGGGCCTGGCTCTGGCCAATGATCCGGACGGGTACTGCGCGGCGGTGCCGGTGCGGCTGGCGCGGCGGCGCGCGGCGGGGCCACCGCCCCGGACCCCCGTGCAGCCGGGCTCGACGGAACGGCCCGCCACCGCTTCCCGGGGCTCCGCCCCGGACCCGACGGGGGCTCCGCCCCCGGACCCCCGCGCCTCGAATGCCGGCGGGGCTGAATGTGCCCTGGAGCTGCGGGGCGTCACCGCCGGGTACGACGGCGGGCTCGTGCTGCACGGAGTCGACCTCACCGTCCGCGCGGGCGAGATCCTCGCCGTGCTCGGGCCGAACGGGGCCGGGAAGAGCACCGCCTGCCGGGTCGCCGCCGGGCTGCTGCCGGTCGGGGCCGGGGCGGTGTACGTGGGCGGGCGGGACGCGACCCGGGACGGGCCCGTGCGCCGGTCGCGGGCCGGGGTGCTGCTCGCTCCCGAGGGACGCGGGATCTTCCCCGCGCTCACCATCGAGGAGAACCTGGCCCTGTACCTGCACGACGCCGACGCCCGGGCCGCCGTCTACGCACGCTTCCCGCGGCTCGCGGAGCGGCGCGCGATCCCCGCCGGAGCGCTCTCGGGCGGGGAGCAGCAGATGCTGGCCCTGGCTCCACTGCTCCAGCAGCCGCCCGCGGTGCTGATCGCCGACGAACCTTCGCTCGGGCTCGCCCCGCGCGTGGTGGAGGAGGTGTACGCACTGCTCACCGAGCTCCGCGCCGCGGGAACGGCGCTGCTCCTGGTGGAGGAGAAGGCGGCCGAGATCCTCGGGATCGCCGACACCGTGGCCTACCTCTCCCAGGGCCGGGTCTCCTGGTGCGGGCCCCGGGCCGAGGTGGAGGCGGACCGGCTCACCGAGGCCTACCTGGGGATGGCGACATGA
- a CDS encoding class I SAM-dependent methyltransferase encodes MTTHIPSVRSLLDYDAEAEAYDATRGGVPRAEAAAAAVLELLPADARTLLDLGCGTGIVTSRISRPALRVLGADASHGMAAIAVRRGIPVTLADAARLPVRSQSVDAVSAVWLLHLLREPGLVPAVIAEAARVLRPGGVFLATVDKDSAHDVGSDIDAVFAAHLTPTPSDASGEVEAYAARAGLLAVGEALFTGRGQGRTPRGSAKSLLAGRYASRIVPRGITAQELAARLELLPDQDVPRAEPTYRIRSFVRV; translated from the coding sequence ATGACCACGCACATACCGTCCGTGAGATCCCTGCTCGACTACGACGCCGAGGCCGAGGCCTACGACGCCACCCGCGGCGGCGTCCCGCGCGCCGAGGCCGCGGCCGCCGCCGTCCTCGAGCTGCTTCCCGCCGACGCGCGCACCCTCCTCGACCTCGGCTGCGGCACCGGCATCGTCACCAGCCGGATCAGCCGCCCCGCCCTGCGGGTCCTGGGCGCGGACGCCTCCCACGGCATGGCCGCGATCGCGGTGCGGCGCGGCATCCCGGTGACCCTCGCCGACGCCGCCCGGCTGCCGGTCCGGTCGCAGTCCGTGGACGCGGTCAGCGCGGTGTGGCTGCTGCACCTGCTGCGCGAGCCGGGACTGGTGCCGGCGGTGATCGCCGAGGCCGCCCGCGTGTTGCGGCCCGGCGGGGTCTTCCTCGCCACCGTGGACAAGGACTCGGCGCACGACGTCGGCAGCGACATCGACGCCGTCTTCGCCGCACACCTGACCCCGACCCCCTCGGACGCCTCCGGGGAGGTCGAGGCCTACGCGGCCAGGGCGGGCCTGCTGGCGGTCGGCGAGGCCCTCTTCACCGGCCGAGGCCAGGGCCGTACCCCGCGCGGCTCCGCCAAGTCCCTGCTCGCGGGCCGGTACGCCTCCCGGATCGTCCCGCGCGGCATCACCGCACAGGAGCTGGCGGCCCGGCTGGAACTGCTGCCGGACCAGGACGTCCCGCGCGCGGAGCCGACGTACCGCATACGCAGCTTCGTACGCGTCTGA
- a CDS encoding hydroxysqualene dehydroxylase: MAGTGSSRRTFIAGAGAATAAGAVLAGAGAAPAAAAGAGPAPAGRRVAVLGGGVAGLTAAHELAERGYAVTVYERRALGGKARSMDVPGSARGGRRPLPAEHGFRFIPGIYHNLPDTMRRIPFPGNAAGVWDNLVAPREMMFARAAGREDLRGPIPWPGHSPAELTPEEIRRALAGILQTLVRLPPHETAYFVDRVLVFLTSCDERREEVWERTPWWDFVRAEQMSNEYRRILAVGITRNIVATKAEEASTRTVGTLGEAFVLNALGRGADGPPDRILNLPTNEAWIDPWEAHLRSLGVEFRIGWTVREVRYAGGRVSGVAVEGPDGAGRTVTADHYVSALPVEHARRTWSAALRAADPMLGRCDKLQTDWMTGIQFYLTERAELVHGHLNCIDSPWSLTAIQQAEHWPSRDFPADYGDGTAVDCLSVDISEWDEPGILYGKTAKQCTREEAAREVWAQLKASLNDTGRTLLTDSALHSWFLDPGVDGIGTPHPTNQDELLIHPVGTLHNRPSAGTRIPNFFLSGDYVAVDIDLATMEGANASARAAVNSLLDRDGSDAPRCAVHPMYRAPELEPAKRHDRWRYRLGLRNVFDLG; this comes from the coding sequence ATGGCGGGCACAGGAAGTTCCAGGCGTACGTTCATCGCGGGCGCGGGCGCGGCGACCGCCGCCGGGGCGGTCCTGGCCGGGGCCGGGGCGGCTCCTGCGGCAGCTGCCGGGGCCGGACCGGCGCCCGCCGGACGGCGCGTCGCGGTGCTCGGCGGCGGGGTGGCGGGCCTGACGGCGGCGCACGAACTCGCCGAGCGCGGATACGCCGTGACCGTGTACGAGCGGCGGGCCCTCGGCGGCAAGGCGCGCAGCATGGACGTACCCGGCAGCGCCCGCGGCGGGCGCCGGCCGCTGCCCGCCGAGCACGGCTTCCGTTTCATCCCCGGCATCTACCACAACCTGCCCGACACCATGCGGCGCATCCCGTTCCCCGGGAACGCGGCCGGGGTGTGGGACAACCTCGTCGCTCCGCGCGAGATGATGTTCGCCCGGGCGGCCGGGCGCGAGGACCTTCGCGGACCGATCCCCTGGCCCGGGCACTCCCCCGCCGAACTGACGCCCGAGGAGATCCGGCGCGCCCTCGCCGGCATCCTGCAGACACTGGTCCGGCTCCCGCCGCACGAGACGGCGTACTTCGTCGACCGCGTGCTGGTCTTCCTGACCAGCTGCGACGAGCGGCGCGAGGAGGTCTGGGAGCGGACGCCGTGGTGGGACTTCGTGCGCGCGGAGCAGATGTCGAACGAGTACCGGCGCATCCTCGCCGTCGGCATCACCCGCAACATCGTGGCGACCAAGGCCGAGGAAGCCTCCACCCGTACGGTCGGCACCCTCGGCGAGGCCTTCGTCCTCAACGCGCTGGGGCGCGGGGCGGACGGCCCGCCCGACCGGATCCTCAACCTGCCGACCAACGAGGCCTGGATCGACCCCTGGGAGGCCCATCTCCGTTCCCTCGGGGTGGAGTTCAGGATCGGCTGGACCGTACGGGAGGTGCGCTACGCAGGTGGCCGGGTGAGCGGGGTCGCCGTCGAGGGCCCGGACGGCGCCGGGCGGACCGTCACTGCCGACCACTACGTGAGCGCCCTGCCCGTCGAGCACGCCCGCCGCACCTGGAGCGCGGCGCTGCGGGCCGCCGATCCGATGCTGGGGCGCTGCGACAAGCTACAGACGGACTGGATGACCGGCATCCAGTTCTATCTGACCGAACGGGCCGAGCTGGTCCACGGCCACCTCAACTGCATCGATTCACCGTGGTCGTTGACGGCGATCCAGCAGGCCGAACACTGGCCGTCCCGCGACTTCCCGGCCGACTACGGCGACGGAACGGCGGTCGACTGCCTGTCGGTGGACATCTCCGAGTGGGACGAGCCGGGCATCCTGTACGGGAAGACGGCCAAGCAGTGCACGCGCGAGGAGGCGGCGCGCGAGGTGTGGGCCCAGCTGAAGGCCTCCCTCAACGACACCGGGCGGACCCTGCTGACCGACTCCGCGCTGCACTCGTGGTTCCTGGACCCGGGCGTGGACGGGATCGGCACCCCGCACCCCACCAATCAGGACGAGCTGCTGATCCACCCGGTCGGCACCCTGCACAACCGGCCGAGCGCCGGCACCCGCATCCCGAACTTCTTCCTGAGCGGGGACTACGTCGCCGTCGACATCGACCTCGCGACGATGGAAGGGGCCAACGCCTCGGCGCGCGCGGCCGTCAACTCCCTCCTGGACCGGGACGGTTCCGACGCCCCGCGGTGCGCCGTCCATCCGATGTACCGGGCGCCGGAGCTGGAGCCCGCCAAACGGCACGACCGGTGGCGCTACCGTCTCGGCCTGCGCAACGTGTTCGACCTGGGCTGA
- a CDS encoding S8 family serine peptidase codes for MIVAVGAISAGTVMPAAADTDLPEYLTKMRAQEMWKVADGTGITVAVIDSGVKDVPGLEGRVLPGVSFMEPPVNHPDQKYPPHDDFDGHGTTMTAAIVGDGSAGSPRGLAPGAKVMPIRTSIGTAMAFGAIGEASKGVRYAADNGAKIINLSIGGWWSFDKLRPAVEYAQSKGVLVFTAMGNEGAGNNSTNPIAILPGILGVGAVDINGDPMPLSSHGQDTDLASFGGKTPIRCKENTAWCMSDGGTSYATALASASAALVWSAHPDWTANQVARVLIQTAGAPRDGVKRNDYVGYGIPRPSKVLLDRAGDPGAPDVDPLDGPAPVKAATPSAGQTAAAAPRAESAAAKAGFSWQWPALGAVAAVCLGLGITVIVKRRRR; via the coding sequence ATGATCGTCGCAGTCGGGGCGATCAGCGCGGGCACGGTGATGCCGGCTGCCGCCGATACCGACCTGCCGGAGTACCTCACGAAGATGCGAGCCCAGGAGATGTGGAAGGTGGCGGACGGCACCGGCATCACGGTGGCCGTCATCGACAGCGGCGTCAAGGATGTGCCGGGTTTGGAGGGGCGAGTCCTCCCGGGCGTGTCGTTCATGGAGCCGCCGGTCAACCACCCGGACCAGAAGTACCCGCCGCACGACGATTTCGACGGGCACGGGACCACCATGACCGCGGCGATCGTCGGCGACGGCTCAGCGGGCAGCCCGCGGGGCCTCGCTCCCGGCGCCAAGGTGATGCCCATCCGCACCAGCATCGGCACGGCCATGGCGTTCGGCGCGATCGGCGAAGCCTCCAAGGGCGTTCGGTACGCGGCTGACAACGGCGCCAAAATCATCAACCTGTCCATCGGCGGCTGGTGGTCGTTCGACAAGCTCAGGCCTGCTGTCGAGTACGCCCAGAGCAAGGGCGTGCTTGTTTTCACCGCGATGGGTAACGAAGGCGCGGGAAACAACTCCACCAACCCCATCGCCATACTGCCGGGAATCCTCGGCGTAGGAGCCGTTGACATCAACGGTGACCCCATGCCGTTGTCCTCCCACGGGCAGGACACGGACCTGGCCTCCTTCGGTGGCAAAACCCCGATCCGCTGCAAGGAGAACACCGCCTGGTGCATGTCGGACGGAGGTACCTCGTACGCCACCGCACTGGCCTCCGCCTCCGCCGCACTCGTCTGGTCGGCCCACCCCGACTGGACCGCGAACCAGGTGGCCCGCGTCCTCATCCAGACCGCCGGCGCCCCCCGCGACGGCGTCAAGCGCAACGACTACGTCGGCTACGGAATCCCCCGCCCCAGCAAGGTGCTGCTCGATCGCGCGGGGGACCCGGGGGCACCTGACGTTGACCCCTTGGACGGCCCGGCCCCGGTGAAGGCCGCCACACCCAGCGCCGGTCAAACAGCGGCTGCGGCGCCACGCGCGGAATCAGCGGCTGCGAAAGCCGGCTTCTCCTGGCAGTGGCCGGCACTCGGCGCCGTCGCTGCGGTGTGCCTCGGTCTCGGCATCACGGTGATCGTCAAGCGCCGTCGCCGTTGA
- a CDS encoding ABC transporter ATP-binding protein, giving the protein MSGGGYVLEARGVGVRFGGVRALAGVDLGVRAGEVCGLIGPNGAGKTTLFDVLSGIRRPDQGRMLLDGVDVTRRSPVWRARHGIRRTFQRQQLFGQLSVADNVLVAQEWQGGGGGPAADLLALPARRARERERRARGQRVLADCGIGALGASYAGGLPVGQARMVELARAVADPPRVLLLDEPASGMSAPERGRLAEVVRALAEREGCAVLLVEHNVAFVMELCARVVVLDLGTVLAEGTAAEVRANPLVREAYLGTS; this is encoded by the coding sequence ATGAGCGGGGGCGGGTACGTACTCGAGGCCCGCGGGGTCGGTGTGCGCTTCGGCGGCGTCCGGGCGCTGGCCGGGGTGGACCTCGGGGTGCGCGCGGGCGAGGTGTGCGGGCTGATCGGGCCGAACGGCGCCGGGAAGACCACGCTGTTCGACGTGTTGTCCGGGATCCGCCGCCCCGACCAGGGGCGGATGCTGCTCGACGGGGTGGACGTCACCCGCCGCTCCCCCGTCTGGCGGGCCCGGCACGGGATACGCCGGACGTTCCAGCGGCAGCAGTTATTCGGGCAGCTGAGCGTGGCCGACAACGTGCTGGTGGCGCAGGAGTGGCAGGGCGGCGGGGGCGGGCCGGCCGCCGATCTCCTCGCCCTGCCGGCCCGGCGGGCCCGGGAGCGCGAGCGCCGGGCCCGCGGCCAGCGGGTGCTGGCCGACTGCGGGATCGGCGCGCTCGGGGCCTCGTACGCCGGCGGGCTGCCCGTCGGGCAGGCCCGGATGGTGGAGCTGGCCCGTGCGGTGGCCGATCCGCCCCGGGTGCTGCTGCTGGACGAGCCGGCGTCGGGCATGTCCGCGCCCGAGCGCGGCCGGCTCGCGGAGGTCGTGCGTGCGCTGGCGGAGCGGGAGGGCTGCGCGGTGCTGCTGGTCGAGCACAACGTGGCCTTCGTGATGGAGCTGTGCGCGCGGGTCGTCGTCCTGGACCTGGGGACGGTGCTGGCCGAGGGCACTGCGGCCGAGGTCAGGGCGAACCCGCTGGTGCGGGAGGCGTACCTCGGGACCTCATGA